The following are encoded in a window of Castanea sativa cultivar Marrone di Chiusa Pesio chromosome 9, ASM4071231v1 genomic DNA:
- the LOC142611321 gene encoding F-box/kelch-repeat protein At3g06240-like — protein MGRSELPEEVVDDILSRLPVKSLKRFSCLNKSWYTRFQNSCFITKHHHHSSQKNPSILVCGLESRKRALSLHPAKLDDDNFDSGIILDTPFFPGEDIKLQCIMGACGNGVICMQACTRGDHFFSFVLWNPAIREFKVVPALPVQFPSNIDYQHTASGFGYDHNSNDFKVVTILTYWKFTGYSLIWDPRVILYKQVEVYTLSTDSWRQVNCDTISDIHVFGGCCEIYLNGAYHWSGRTKEKDYNIIVSFDMSNEVFGTLSMPDLTDTSHFNQIWQALAVLGNCVALIVYNICAPEKIFDIWVVHEYGVKESWTKQYVIGPLSGIRKLVGPANSGHILLLGDKILLVEDKGQVVVYNLNAQQIKNLQVTGHPLYYATQAMAYVESLVSIIG, from the coding sequence ATGGGGCGCTCTGAGCTCCCGGAAGAGGTGGTGGATGACATACTTTCAAGGCTTCCAGTGAAATCTTTAAAGCGATTCAGTTGCCTAAACAAGTCATGGTACACTCGTTTCCAAAATTCCTGTTTCATTACCAAACACCACCACCATTCCTCTCAAAAAAATCCAAGTATTCTCGTGTGTGGCCTAGAGTCCCGTAAGAGAGCGCTGTCCTTGCACCCTGCTAAGCTTGATGATGATAATTTTGATTCTGGAATCATTCTAGACACGCCCTTTTTTCCAGGAGAGGACATAAAATTGCAGTGCATAATGGGTGCTTGCGGCAACGGCGTAATTTGTATGCAAGCTTGTACAAGAGGAGATCATTTCTTCAGCTTTGTCTTATGGAATCCAGCAATCAGAGAATTTAAGGTGGTTCCTGCACTTCCTGTCCAATTCCCATCTAACATTGACTACCAACATACAGCTTCCGGGTTTGGTTATGACCACAATTCTAATGACTTCAAGGTAGTTACAATTCTCACATATTGGAAATTTACAGGCTACTCACTCATTTGGGACCCTCGCGTGATTCTCTATAAACAAGTTGAGGTTTACACCCTAAGTACTGATTCTTGGAGGCAAGTCAACTGCGACACCATTTCTGATATTCATGTTTTTGGTGGATGTTGTGAAATATACTTAAATGGAGCTTATCATTGGTCTGGGAGGACAAAGGAAAAGGATTACAACATCATTGTATCCTTTGACATGAGCAATGAGGTGTTTGGAACATTAAGCATGCCAGATTTGACCGATACTTCGCatttcaatcaaatttggcaAGCTTTAGCCGTGTTGGGAAATTGTGTTGCTTTGATTGTTTACAATATTTGCGCTCCTGAGAAAATCTTTGATATTTGGGTGGTGCATGAATATGGTGTTAAGGAGTCTTGGACCAAACAATATGTTATTGGACCCCTTTCAGGAATTCGTAAGCTAGTAGGACCTGCCAATAGTGGCCATATTCTTCTTTTAGGTGACAAGATTCTACTGGTGGAGGACAAAGGACAAGTAGTTGTGTATAACTTAAATGCTCAACAAATTAAGAATCTTCAAGTTACTGGGCATCCATTGTATTATGCAACACAAGCTATGGCTTATGTGGAGAGCCTAGTTTCAATCATAGGTTGA
- the LOC142610688 gene encoding large ribosomal subunit protein mL102 (rPPR5)-like gives MAYISVSKPYQWSPKVFPAIPRTLNPSSTFNLLRFFTTTGESISSVDENPNPDPGPEAPRPENPNPENVEPRVIQRTPRGNFRNPEKIEDVICRMMASRAWTTRLQNSIRALVPEFDNSLVWNVLHSAKNSEHALQFFRWVERAGLVRHDRDTHLKMIEILGRASKLNHARCILFDMPEKGVEWDEELFVLMIESYGKAGIVQEAVKIFQKMKELGVERTVESYDALFKVIMRRGRYMMAKRYFNAMLNEGIEPTRHTYNLMIWGFFLSLRLETAKRFYEDMKSRGISPDVVTYNTMINGYNRFKMMDEAEKLFTEMKGRNIAPTVISYTTMVKGYISVGRVDDGLRLFDEMKSFGIKPNDVTYTTLLPGLCDAEKMPEARSILKEMVEKHIAPKDNSIFMKLLTCQCKSSNLDAATDVLKAMIRLSIPTEAGHYGILIENFCKAEDYDQAIKLLDKLIEKEIILRPQSSLDMEPSAYNPMIQYLCKHGQTAKAEIFFRQLMKKGVLDSVAYNNLLCGHSKEGNPDSAFEILKIMDRRGVSRDADSYKLLIKSSLNKGEPADAKTALDSMIEAGHLPDSSLFRSVMESLFEDGRVQTASRVMKSMVEKGVKENMDLVAKILEALLMRGHVEEALGRIDLFMHSGCSLDFDSLLSVLCEKGKTIAALKLLDFALERDYTIDFSSYDKVLDALLAAGKTLNAYSILCKIMEKGGASDWSSCADLIKSLNQEGNTKQADILSRMIRGEEKSHVSKKGKKHATVAA, from the coding sequence ATGGCTTACATTTCTGTATCTAAACCCTACCAATGGTCTCCCAAGGTTTTTCCCGCCATACCCAGAACCTTAAACCCTTCCTCCACCTTCAATCTCCTCCGCTTCTTCACTACCACCGGTGAATCTATCTCCTCCGTGGATGAAAACCCAAATCCAGATCCGGGTCCTGAAGCTCCACGGCCCGAGAACCCGAACCCGGAGAATGTGGAGCCAAGGGTGATTCAGCGAACCCCACGAGGTAATTTTCGAAACCCAGAAAAGATAGAGGATGTTATATGTAGAATGATGGCGAGTCGGGCTTGGACGACCCGGTTACAGAACTCGATCCGGGCATTGGTGCCCGAGTTCGATAATTCATTGGTTTGGAATGTGTTGCACAGTGCTAAGAACTCGGAGCACGCGCTCCAGTTCTTTAGGTGGGTCGAGCGGGCCGGGTTGGTCCGCCATGACCGTGACACCCATTTGAAAATGATTGAGATTTTGGGTAGAGCTTCGAAGCTCAACCATGCTAGGTGCATACTGTTTGATATGCCGGAAAAAGGGGTGGAATGGGATGAGgagttgtttgttttgatgattGAGAGCTATGGTAAAGCTGGGATTGTTCAGGAGGCTGTTAAGATTTTTCAGAAAATGAAGGAATTGGGTGTGGAGAGGACTGTGGAGTCGTATGATGCTTTGTTTAAGGTGATTATGAGGCGTGGCCGGTATATGATGGCGAAGAGGTACTTTAATGCCATGTTGAATGAAGGGATTGAGCCGACTCGTCATACTTACAATTTGATGATTTGGGGGTTCTTTTTGTCGTTGAGGTTGGAGACAGCGAAAAGGTTTTATGAGGATATGAAGAGTAGAGGGATTTCGCCGGATGTGGTCACTTATAACACTATGATTAATGGGTATAATCGGTTTAAGATGATGGATGAGGCAGAGAAGTTGTTTACAGAGATGAAGGGGAGGAACATAGCTCCTACGGTTATAAGTTATACTACCATGGTAAAGGGGTATATTTCGGTTGGGCGAGTTGATGATGGGTTGAGATTGTTTGATGAGATGAAGTCTTTTGGTATTAAGCCTAATGATGTTACGTACACCACCTTGTTGCCGGGGCTTTGTGATGCAGAAAAAATGCCTGAGGCTCGAAGTATATTGAAGGAGATGGTTGAGAAGCATATTGCTCCTAAGGATAATTCCATCTTTATGAAATTGTTAACTTGCCAATGCAAGTCCAGTAACTTGGATGCGGCTACAGATGTGCTAAAGGCGATGATTCGGTTAAGCATACCCACAGAGGCTGGTCATTATGGTATCTTAATTGAGAATTTTTGCAAGGCTGAGGACTATGATCAGGCCATTAAGTTGTTGGATAAGCTTATTGAGAAGGAAATCATCTTGAGGCCACAGAGTTCTTTGGATATGGAGCCTAGTGCTTATAACCCAATGATTCAATATCTGTGCAAACATGGGCAGACAGCGAAAGCAGAAATCTTTTTCCGGCAATTGATGAAAAAGGGTGTTCTGGATTCAGTTGCTTATAACAATTTGCTCTGTGGTCATTCTAAAGAAGGGAATCCTGATTCTGCTTTTGAAATTCTAAAGATCATGGATAGGAGAGGGGTCTCTAGAGATGCAGATTCATACAAATTGCTTATCAAGAGCTCCTTGAACAAAGGCGAACCGGCTGATGCCAAAACAGCTTTGGATAGTATGATTGAAGCTGGGCATCTTCCAGATTCATCACTATTCAGGTCAGTGATGGAGAGCTTATTTGAAGATGGGAGGGTGCAAACTGCAAGCCGGGTGATGAAGAGTATGGTGGAGAAGGGGGTGAAGGAAAATATGGATTTGGTTGCTAAGATCTTGGAAGCCCTTCTCATGAGAGGTCATGTTGAAGAAGCCCTGGGACGCATTGATCTATTTATGCATAGCGGATGCTCACTTGATTTTGACAGTCTTTTGTCTGTTCTTTGTGAGAAAGGGAAGACAATTGCTGCTCTTAAGCTGTTAGATTTTGCTTTGGAGAGAGATTATACCATAGACTTTTCAAGTTATGACAAGGTTTTGGATGCTCTTTTGGCAGCAGGGAAGACACTCAATGCATATTCAATATTGTGTAAAATAATGGAGAAAGGAGGGGCCTCTGATTGGAGTAGTTGTGCGGATCTGATCAAGAGTCTTAATCAGGAGGGAAACACAAAGCAAGCAGATATTCTCTCTAGAATGATTAGGGGTGAAGAGAAGTCCCATGTGagcaaaaaagggaaaaaacatGCTACTGTTGCTGCCTAA
- the LOC142611122 gene encoding synaptotagmin-3-like isoform X1 yields the protein MGFLGSLLGIIGFGIGIPLGLLLGFLLFIYVEPGDVKEPISRPIHEFDTNSLLDILPEIPLWVKHPDYDRIDWLNKLLSDMWPYLDKAICGVIKSTAEPVFAEYIGKFKLKSVEFKNLSLGTIPPSIHGIKVHETNENELVFEPAVRWAGNPNITLVLKLLSLRITVQLVDVQLFAAPRIILKPLVPTFPCFASVAVSLMEKPHLDFGLNLLGGDVMAIPGVYQYVQDTIKKQVASLYLWPQTFEIPILDGSVGPTKKPVGILHVRVVRAIKLLKMDLLGASDPYVKLSLSGDKLPAKKTSIKMKNLNPEWNEDFKLTVKDPDTQVLQLHAYDWEKVGTHDKLGMQIVPLRLLTPHETKEFTLNLVKNTNPNDPHNKKWRGKLVVELTFKPFIDDSELFSGSLHGSGKREDMIGKGSEDVSLNRAGLLLVLLQGAEDVEGTHHNNPYAIVNFGGEQKKTKTIKKTRDPCWNEEFQFVLEEAPLKEKIRIEVMSRRTGFSFRRKESLGYVDINLNDVVYNGRINEKYNLINSRNGVLHVEIRWKVI from the exons ATGGGATTTCTGGGGAGTTTACTAGGAATCATTGGATTTGGAATTGGAATTCCACTTGGTCTTTTACTGggttttttactattcatatatGTCGAGCCTGGTGATGTTAAG GAACCAATTAGTAGACCAATTCATGAGTTTGACACAAACTCTTTGCTTGATATTTTGCCTGAGATTCCCTTGTGGGTGAAGCACCCTGATTATGATCGA ATTGACTGGTTGAACAAGTTGCTGTCTGATATGTGGCCTTACCTCGATAAG GCAATATGTGGTGTTATAAAAAGCACGGCAGAGCCTGTATTCGCAGAGTACATTGGCAAGTTTAAGTTAAAGTCAGTAGAGTTTAAGAACCTGAGTCTTGGAACTATCCCCCCTTCAATTCATG GTATCAAAGTGCATGAAACTAATGAGAATGAACTAGTATTTGAGCCTGCAGTTAGATGGGCTGGAAATCCCAACATAACTCTGGTGTTGAAATTATTGTCACTTCGGATTACGGTTCAG CTGGTGGATGTACAATTATTTGCAGCACCACGCATAATTTTGAAACCTCTTGTGCCAACATTCCCATGTTTTGCGAGCGTAGCAGTGTCTTTGATGGAGAAG CCACACTTAGACTTTGGACTGAATTTACTAGGAGGGGATGTTATGGCGATTCCTGGTGTATATCAATATGTTCAG GATACCATAAAAAAACAAGTTGCAAGCCTCTACCTCTGGCCCCAAACTTTTGAAATACCAATTCTTGATGGTTCAGT AGGGCCTACGAAGAAGCCTGTTGGCATACTACACGTGAGAGTTGTGCGTGCAATCAAACTCTTGAAGATGGACTTATTGGGAGCATCTGATCCTTATGTTAAACTCAGCCTAAGTGGAGATAAGCTTCCAGCAAAGAAAACTTCTATAAAGATGAAGAACCTGAACCCTGAGTGGAATGAGGACTTCAAGCTTACAGTAAAGGACCCAGATACTCAAGTTCTTCAGTTACATGCCTATGACTGGGAGAag GTGGGGACACATGACAAGTTGGGAATGCAAATAGTTCCACTGAGGTTGCTTACCCCACACGAGACTAAAGAATTTACCCTTAATTTggtcaagaacacaaaccccaATGATCCTCACAACAAGAAATGGAGAGGGAAACTTGTGGTGGAGTTAACATTTAAGCCTTTTATAGATGACAGTGAACTATTTAGTGGATCTTTGCATGGATCTGGGAAAAGGGAAGACATGATTGGAAAAGGTTCAGAAGATGTGTCCTTGAACAGAGCTGGCTTACTTCTTGTTTTGCTACAAGGCGCTGAAGATGTTGAGGGAACTCATCACAACAACCCTTATGCTATAGTCAATTTTGGAGGAGAACAGAAGAAAACCAAG ACGATCAAGAAAACCCGGGATCCATGTTGGAATGAAGAGTTCCAATTTGTGCTAGAAGAGGCTCCTTTAAAGGAGAAGATCCGCATTGAAGTCATGAGCAGGCGGACAGGCTTTAGTTTCCGACGAAAG GAATCGTTAGGATACGTGGATATCAATCTAAATGATGTAGTATACAATGGACGCATCAATGAGAAGTACAATCTGATTAATTCAAGAAATGGAGTCTTACATGTTGAAATACGTTGGAAGGTGATTTGA
- the LOC142611122 gene encoding synaptotagmin-3-like isoform X2, whose protein sequence is MGFLGSLLGIIGFGIGIPLGLLLGFLLFIYVEPGDVKEPISRPIHEFDTNSLLDILPEIPLWVKHPDYDRIDWLNKLLSDMWPYLDKAICGVIKSTAEPVFAEYIGKFKLKSVEFKNLSLGTIPPSIHGIKVHETNENELVFEPAVRWAGNPNITLVLKLLSLRITVQLVDVQLFAAPRIILKPLVPTFPCFASVAVSLMEKPHLDFGLNLLGGDVMAIPGVYQYVQDTIKKQVASLYLWPQTFEIPILDGSVGPTKKPVGILHVRVVRAIKLLKMDLLGASDPYVKLSLSGDKLPAKKTSIKMKNLNPEWNEDFKLTVKDPDTQVLQLHAYDWEKVGTHDKLGMQIVPLRLLTPHETKEFTLNLVKNTNPNDPHNKKWRGKLVVELTFKPFIDDSELFSGSLHGSGKREDMIGKGSEDVSLNRAGLLLVLLQGAEDVEGTHHNNPYAIVNFGGEQKKTKTIKKTRDPCWNEEFQFVLEEAPLKEKIRIEVMSRRTGFSFRRKDTWISI, encoded by the exons ATGGGATTTCTGGGGAGTTTACTAGGAATCATTGGATTTGGAATTGGAATTCCACTTGGTCTTTTACTGggttttttactattcatatatGTCGAGCCTGGTGATGTTAAG GAACCAATTAGTAGACCAATTCATGAGTTTGACACAAACTCTTTGCTTGATATTTTGCCTGAGATTCCCTTGTGGGTGAAGCACCCTGATTATGATCGA ATTGACTGGTTGAACAAGTTGCTGTCTGATATGTGGCCTTACCTCGATAAG GCAATATGTGGTGTTATAAAAAGCACGGCAGAGCCTGTATTCGCAGAGTACATTGGCAAGTTTAAGTTAAAGTCAGTAGAGTTTAAGAACCTGAGTCTTGGAACTATCCCCCCTTCAATTCATG GTATCAAAGTGCATGAAACTAATGAGAATGAACTAGTATTTGAGCCTGCAGTTAGATGGGCTGGAAATCCCAACATAACTCTGGTGTTGAAATTATTGTCACTTCGGATTACGGTTCAG CTGGTGGATGTACAATTATTTGCAGCACCACGCATAATTTTGAAACCTCTTGTGCCAACATTCCCATGTTTTGCGAGCGTAGCAGTGTCTTTGATGGAGAAG CCACACTTAGACTTTGGACTGAATTTACTAGGAGGGGATGTTATGGCGATTCCTGGTGTATATCAATATGTTCAG GATACCATAAAAAAACAAGTTGCAAGCCTCTACCTCTGGCCCCAAACTTTTGAAATACCAATTCTTGATGGTTCAGT AGGGCCTACGAAGAAGCCTGTTGGCATACTACACGTGAGAGTTGTGCGTGCAATCAAACTCTTGAAGATGGACTTATTGGGAGCATCTGATCCTTATGTTAAACTCAGCCTAAGTGGAGATAAGCTTCCAGCAAAGAAAACTTCTATAAAGATGAAGAACCTGAACCCTGAGTGGAATGAGGACTTCAAGCTTACAGTAAAGGACCCAGATACTCAAGTTCTTCAGTTACATGCCTATGACTGGGAGAag GTGGGGACACATGACAAGTTGGGAATGCAAATAGTTCCACTGAGGTTGCTTACCCCACACGAGACTAAAGAATTTACCCTTAATTTggtcaagaacacaaaccccaATGATCCTCACAACAAGAAATGGAGAGGGAAACTTGTGGTGGAGTTAACATTTAAGCCTTTTATAGATGACAGTGAACTATTTAGTGGATCTTTGCATGGATCTGGGAAAAGGGAAGACATGATTGGAAAAGGTTCAGAAGATGTGTCCTTGAACAGAGCTGGCTTACTTCTTGTTTTGCTACAAGGCGCTGAAGATGTTGAGGGAACTCATCACAACAACCCTTATGCTATAGTCAATTTTGGAGGAGAACAGAAGAAAACCAAG ACGATCAAGAAAACCCGGGATCCATGTTGGAATGAAGAGTTCCAATTTGTGCTAGAAGAGGCTCCTTTAAAGGAGAAGATCCGCATTGAAGTCATGAGCAGGCGGACAGGCTTTAGTTTCCGACGAAAG GATACGTGGATATCAATCTAA